The Felis catus isolate Fca126 chromosome B2, F.catus_Fca126_mat1.0, whole genome shotgun sequence region aagcggatttattttgagagagcgagagaaccagcatgcaagcgggggaggggcagagagagaaggaacgagagaatcccaagcggactccgtggtgatgtggggctcagacccaagaaccatgagatcgtgacctgagccaaaaccaagagtcgggacattctactgactgagtcaccctgggacccctaactttaattttttttatttcaagcaggctgtacgcccaatgtggggcttgaatgcaaGGCCCTGCCAttaagagctgcatgctctactgactgaaccagccaggtgcccttgttttaATACCATAGTAACGGTAAAACAGAAAATTCcgctagttttcccaacacctttgaTACTGAATCCGGGGACATACTCTTTCACCATGAGCACAGGAGTGGATAAAGTGGTGCTCTCTTAGCTTAGAAAGAAAAGGGGACTAATATTTACTATTCTCCATTCCAGCTGGCTGCATACCACAACCTTCTGCTGCttaaaagcacaaagaaatatagccagccctccaccccaccccaaactACCAAACTAGAATTTCTGAAGGAAGTGggcctttttcttaaaaagattcATAAGGATTTTGTTGAGAGCCGCTGATTTGTTGAGTCATTACTCTGCCCTGAGCAATTCAGCAGGCATTTACTATACGTTACCTCATTTGTTTCATGGCTGAATTCATACACGTTCAGTCACAGAAGCTTTGTGGTGGAAGAAGAAAGAGTTCACCAGGACGGGATTCTAAACCCTCCTTTCCAGAAATACTGACCCACAGTTCTTGTCCATTCTGATTTCTTCTCACCTTGCTGCTCTTCCCCCTGGACCCTTTGTCTGATTTCTCCCAATTAATTTTCAGGCGAATCTTCCATTACCCAGGTCCAGGACAGCAGATGTGTGTACAGAACCTCACTAGACcccaaaagaaaagatatttattcttccatttctgtCACCACAAATATCTTGTTAACAACATAACACTCATCTTtgtaatttaaacaaaacaaaacccatcacTCTCTCCTAGGATGAACGTGACATTAGATTAATACTAAGCAAACTCACAAATGacaaaagatggaaaattaaCTGAAATGTTCATCCTTCCTGAAATTTCTCTTAAACAGCAGAGAAGTATAATCAATGCTGCCACCCAGTGGCAAGCCAAACAAGTCAGGAAGCATCCCGGAGAAACAGGGGTCAGAGGCCCAACATCCGGTTTCCTTGCCTCCTATCAGGCCATCTACTCCTTACCTTGCAAAAAACATCACAGCAACATTTCCCAAGCAATCCCTCCTCCACAGTTCCAGTCCAATCATGAGAATACAGTAACCCAAGTCTGGCCTGTGACACAGACTACTTCACATGAAACTTCCCCTGACCGAGGACTTAAATAGGCCAGTTCACCCAGTGCTATGGTCCAGTAGGGGTTAAAACAGGAGAATGTGGACACATCCAAAGCGCCCGTCTGTTCAGAGTGTGTACACAGTAATTCTGATGTCTGTTGCTTCAAACACCTCCTCAATCATTGCAGATACGTTTTCCCATTGCAGACGATCAAGACCACATCCAAtcctgaaaaagacaaaacatctCCGCTGGTTGTGATGAAGCTATCTGAGAAGGCACTTCTTTCCACTTCCCTTAGGCTGTACCCActgaaagcaaaaagacaaatgatCTGGCCTCACACCTAGGCAGCTATGGCGGAGTCCGCAAGTTAATTCCTGTTGTGAGTCACCTAAGGCTGTTCCTAGACAGCCCCAAATCCAATAGCTGTCACTTCTCTTTTGCCTAATAAGGTACCACTTCTCAATTGTTTGAGGCTACATTTAGAAAATGTATAACTGCAGTGATATGGGAACCTCACTATCCTTCTGGATCTATTGATAAAAACTagctggtatttttaaaatacgcTTATGATAAAGGAATGGAAGATGAAGGAAGGTAAAAAGAAGGACAAAGGACagcaaaaaggaaatcaaaataaaatgtcaggaAGTCCTGAGCTGATTGCATTTCAGTCTTTGCAACACCCTGGTGAAACATCAATCAGCCCATAAAACTCTGCTACTACCTGGCACCTTTCTTCTAAGATGTTACCTTATTGATCCTCAATAtccttacaggaaaaaaaaaagaagacttaatattgctaATTTCACATAATTAAATCCCTGAAAAAACTGTGATAAAAACACCCAACAATTCCTGATACGTAAGTCACGAATACATTAAAGCCCAAGGTAAGATGAGGGACCTTGTAGCCACATTTATAATTAACGTGGAGCTTGGAGCAAACCTGCATGCAAGGTCAGCACTGACTAAAAACTAGACTGACAGGAAGAGAAATGACCCCAAGCCTATTTcctaaaatgaaagtaaagagCATGTTGAACCCCCAATGTCATTCCCTTCAGTTCCCAATAGCTAGGGTCTAAGACATTACACAAGTGACGTATCCTCTGGCTACTACCCACATGGACTACGAAACAAGCATGCCGATTAGAAGGCAGTGATAATTTACAACTTTTTCTGTACCAGATTAACGGGCTTGGGATACCTGAAGTGGCCCAGAAGAAAATCACAATTGCTCAGATTTGGTTCTTAAGCTTTTACTCCTTCAAGAACAGAGTCTCAGCCTTAGATAGAAGATGTCCAGATTCAACAGAGAGGACTCAACAACATGTCCTCCCGACTAAGCAGGCtgtgtgttttaattattctGATTCATTCAACACAGGCTAAGAAATGGGTAAAACGTAGCCTGAGGTCTGACAACTGGTTCACTGGTGAtgttaaaaagcttttaaatttgTCCACTTTTAAGCCTGTATTTTGAGTTAGGCTTTCAAGTCATTTGTCTCCCGGTGAGACAGCAAATGTCACCACTCGATTACAAGTATTCATTCGGGGCCCTGGATTTCCTTGCCTGGGCATAGAGAGGTCGGTGACTCCATTCTTCAGACAGTGGGACTTCATGGCCTCTAAACTCTTCTGTAAGTTTTCATAAGTTGGCTTATGTGAAGCCCTTTTCTTTGTAATCTGAGTACAAAGAACGAATTTAAAACTTCCATTAGTCCAAAATGATAGCCAAAGAAAAGCCATCACATTCTCACAACATCCTGATCATTAAAAAACTATATACTTTCAGAATTCCTTAGAGCAGGACAAATCTCATATTCTCCCTTCCAGTTATGGGAGGCCCTCAGGAAAATCCACTAAACAGGGCCTGAGAAACCCAGAGAGCACCATGtaataacttttccttttcccaagaaGCCCAGGAGATTAGCAGGCCGTGCCTATTGtctattgtttttaaacaagGTAGGTCAAAGTCTCTGTGCCACTTCCAAGAGATAAGCAATGTATCTGTAACAAGAAAGAACCCATACCACCTAAAAACTTCCtgttaagtctatttatttagaaaccacagttgtttgcttttcatttctctataaagaacaaagagaaactgGTAGTGTTCCAAACAAGACTGGAAGTCACATCGACCTTAAGGACAGCATCCCAAGGGCTTAAGGCATGTCCCCGTTCAGTGTGCTATCCACATCAGACTTGTAGTGGGTTGGCTGCTCTAAGTCGCTCAGCACCATCACCAAGCAGCCACACTCCTTCCAGGGCCTAAAGGACATATGGACAGTGGAAGAATCCCACATTGaggcagaaggcaggaaaagagctAAGTAATACTAGGCACTGCATTTGAGagggaagaacaaaagaaaaactcctTTGGGATATCCATCTTTTGAGATGTTTCTATCTCACCATAATTAGGAAAGAATTAAGGCACGGGGGACATCCCTAATTTTTCCAAGTCTTAGAACACAGGCTTTTGGTAGTTGTCACAGTGGAGCTGGGAGGCAGCCTCATGCTCCTTTCCAACGCAGTGCTCCCAATAGCCACCACCACTGGATCTGGGCTGGCATGGATCAGAAGTTGTGGCCATCTTTGTCTGTCTAGAACGGAACATCACGAGCAACACAAATGCAGCAGCCCACATCCAGTCCTTAGAACACCGTAAGAACTGACCCTCGTCTTACCAAGTAATATATATATCGCCCATCTCTCTTCAGAACAGCCACTTCTCcagatttcttttctaaaaaaaagttatttaatagtagaaaggtatttaaaaaaacaacaccgATTTGCattcttcaatttaaaataaaatctttacagaTTTGAGTTGACTTCAGTACTAAACAATAATTTCAACTCTGAAGAAACCTAGGGTCTCTGTTAACACTTTGTTTCTTATCAGCCTTCCTTAACTTCCAGCTTTCTTACGTTTTCTCAGTCTTGTTTTCCTCTTATCCCGTCCTGCCCATATTTTCAAATACACCCTTACTTATtcacttaaaaaacttttaataacttttttacATATAAAGAGTTACTGTGTTAAGCATTATGGAGCACAGAGATGTGTAAAAGTTCCTAATTGGTGAAGAGCTTTCAATGAAGGGAAGGTGTCCCGTTTACAAAGAACTACAATAAAAAGCAGTATAAACCTTTAATGGAATCACCAGTGTAGTCTCCAACCCGATAAGCCTGGACCGTGATCGGAGCAACTATCGCCAAAGCTCTGCATGTGATTCTAACTCCTGTCTCTGGTTTAAAATCACTGGTAAAGTGATGGGAACGATCCGTAAGGAAGAGGTTTTAAACTCCTCTTTGAGGAGTAAGTAAAATATGGGTAGACAGGATCTTGAATGCCTAGTTAACACTTATGGACTTCGTTAAGCACTTCTGTTATTAAAAGTTTCAGAAAACTGAAGTAATATCAACAAAGTTTAATGACAGAGGAAGAGATTAGAAACGTTTATGAGAATTCAAGTTTGGTGTGATGAAGACCCAAACTGTAGGCCATTTTTGTAGAGGAAAACCTTAATCTGAAGAGTTCAAGTTCTCAGTGGTTGGGAATCACTGCATGTATATCCTgtctaataattaaaatgtaacaaGTGATTAAGACAGTCTAGCCAAGGCGGATGGACGAGTAAAGCTGTTTTTCAAAACTCACGTTGATTTAACAGCTCCTGCACCCCTCCAAATTTCTTCTTGAAAAGGACAGCTATCCCAGCACCCATTCGACAATCCTCACTGATACAGTGGGCTAAAGAGTCTGTTTTGGGGCATGCAAAAAGGTCTCCTTTCACATAAGTGATCTAAAATgtgaagaagggaaaagaaaggtttTATTTGATACAGAAAAACACTaagacatttctttcattttcctgtatTGTGTCTCCCACCACTGCCCTTCCTTGATTTAAAACCAAATCTgctgcggcacctgggtggctcagtcagttgagagacccactcctgatttcagctcaggggtcatgacctcatgatttgaCACTGAGCCCCAGGCTGCAaaaacagcgtggagcctgcttgggatgcgcacccgtgcgcgcgcgctctctctcaaaacaaataaataaacgttaaaaaataaaaccaaagctgcAGAATTTAAGGAGTTAACTACAACAAATTAAAGCATGTGTAAGAGAAAAGTGATCATGATCTCTGCCTCGTACTGTATCAGCCTTTCTGAAGCAAatcagctggggagggaggaagacaattCAATTATGGCTTTAATTAAAGTGTTTATGCTTTTGACCTTAATTATTCTGAATTTCAGTTCACCAGTAAGTTAATAGTTGCTACGCACTCTGCTTCCTTCTGGATCTTCATTAGGGCTGCCGGCCATGATACTGAGTCGCTATTTCCAGAACTTAGGTGTTTCTTCAGCTacgagaagggaaaaggaaaaatgcttaGGCAGCCTGAACATATTATATTCAAATTCCCTGGCCACCCACTTGGTAGTCTTCTTCCCCCACCATTTATCGCTGAATGGGAGTTCGTTCAGGCTCTAGAAAGTAATACAAAATTCTTCTGGGGCAAGAATGAGGAAGGATGGCTAGGTCTGGAGGCGGCCGGGCCCCGCTCACATTTCGCGCTTTTCTTGGGGGCGCCCCGCTCCACCAGGGGAAGGAAAGGCGGTCCCTACGACTCGTCTCCTCCTTTTTCTGCGCCCGGGCAAGGCGGATTCAGGACTGTCTCTTCTCTGCAAAACCAAAAGTACTTCCCCAGTGGGTCTGGCACACGAGACAAAAGGAGGGACTTGGCCACAGTCCCGCTGAGCAACCGAGAAGTGTCTGGACCAGGGGAGTTGTACCGCCGAACCGCAggcggggagagggaaggaggcctCTCAAAGAAGGCTCGTCCCCATCTGCTCGTGGGGGGGGACGGGGAAGGAGTCTAGAGAGGCCTCCCGTTCTGTCTCCCACCCTAGGGCAGGTCAGCGAGGGAATAGGGCCTGTCCTAGGATCccgtgggaaggagagagaaggctcCCTCAAAGCCCCAACATACCGGGGTTACCCTTCCACCTGGAAAGGAGTCGGCCGTTGCGAAGTCCCGCCCCGCGGGGAAGGGCTCCGGATCCAGCCCTGGTAGGTGGGAAGCAGCAGACGAACCCAGACACAGAACCAATCCAGCCACAGCCCTTAATTGCACGCACCTAAAATGGCCGCCCACCACCCGGGAGCGGGGCGGAAACAAGCCTCTCTAGCAAGCCAGCCGAACTCGCACTCTTTGGTAATGGCCGCCGAACTTCCGGCGGTAAAATCCGTGGAAAGTCCCGCCGCCGCCCGGGCATGCGTAACGAGACAGCCCGCCGCGAGTGGGAAGAACGGCGCTTGCGCCTTAGCCCCAGGGGTGTGTCTCCAGCCACCgcagagaagggggtgggcagTTGGCAAAGAAGATAGTTAGCGCCTGCGTACTACTATGTTTAGGGCGGTGTTTGAGTTCAAGGATCTGGCGCGTCCAGAAGGCGCCTGCGTATTCCTTCTGCTGGAGATGGTGTCGAATCAGGAAAGTGGGCGTGGCTCCAGGGAACGCCTGCGCGATGCTCCCTcaactgggggtggggtgaaCCAGATGCTGGGGTTAGGGGGCGTGGTCTCAGGGGCGCCTGCGCCGAGGCGGTTGGAGGGAGGCCCGATTCCCCTTTGTTCGGGTTCGCCATTTTGCGAGGCAGCGGCagtggcggcggcagcggcggctgGAGCCTCTGATTGGGTTTCGGGGTCCGGTACTGGAGCCAATCAGCGCGGGCAGCGAACCGGGGGAGCGAGGCACGGTGAGTGTGAGGAGCCAATATCCAGCGGCCCAGAGCCGGCCCCAGCGCCCCGATTGGCGGGTCTCGCTGACCACTCAGGAGAGGCCCAGGCGCCCGTCGAGCCCCGGGAGTCTAGCTGAGCCTAGCCGAGCGGGGCGGCCGGCGGCCCCGGCCGAGGGCCTGTGAGCGCCCCGGGCCACTCCCGGCCGAGGCCTGCAGGGGGCCGCCCCGCGCGGGGATGGCGCTCTCGGGAGCGAGCACCTCTGGGTCCAGACCCTTGCTTGGTGGCTGTGCCAGTTGGGGATGCGTCCGCAGTTTCCCGGCCCTTAGGCCCAATTTGTCCGGCCACAGGCTCGGGGTTGGTGGGCCTGCCTGCCACGAACGCCCATACGCGCAGGTGCACACACGCTCGGGGCCTTGGCGATCTCCTTCAGGTCGTTCGGGCTTCATACTGAAGCCCTCCCTTGCACTCTCCACGCTGCGGCCCTCGGGACGGGAAATCTCCCGCGAGGGCCCGCGATCCCCAACGTTCCGAGAGCTGGGTCTGCCTGTCTGCAGCCCACCTGGGTCGCGAGTGAGGCCTGGGGAAGGTACGCGCCGCGGCCACGGGGCCCGGAGAGCGGCGGGGAGAGGGAGCCGGCCCGCCCCCGCCTCGGCGCCCTGCGGGCCCGCCCCCGCCGTCTCCCGGGTCGGGGGAGGGGGTCCGTTAGTGCGCCCACCCTCCTGCCCCGACGCGCCCCTCCTCTGTGCACGCT contains the following coding sequences:
- the OARD1 gene encoding ADP-ribose glycohydrolase OARD1 isoform X1, encoding MAGSPNEDPEGSRITYVKGDLFACPKTDSLAHCISEDCRMGAGIAVLFKKKFGGVQELLNQQKKSGEVAVLKRDGRYIYYLITKKRASHKPTYENLQKSLEAMKSHCLKNGVTDLSMPRIGCGLDRLQWENVSAMIEEVFEATDIRITVYTL
- the OARD1 gene encoding ADP-ribose glycohydrolase OARD1 isoform X2, giving the protein MAGSPNEDPEGSRITYVKGDLFACPKTDSLAHCISEDCRMGAGIAVLFKKKFGGVQELLNQQKKSGEVAVLKRDGRYIYYLDWMWS